The segment ATTCCTCGTTCATTAAATACCTCTAAATTATCCTTCATAAAAGCCGTTGATTTCACCAATAACCCACTCATAGCAATACAGTCTGCTTTGTGTTCTTGGTATGCTTGGATAATATTTTCAACAGGTTGTTTAATCCCTAAATTAATCACTTTATAACCATTATTAGAGAGGATAATATCCACCAGGTTTTTACCAATGTCATGAACATCCCCTTTAACCGTGGCAATAATAAAGGTTCCTTTGCCACTACCATCACTATCTGCTTTATCCATAAAGGGTTCTAAATAAGCTACCGCAGCTTTCATGGTTTGGGCAGATTGTAACACAAAGGGGAGTTGCATTTGTCCTGAACCAAATAACTCACCCACTACTTTCATTCCATCTAGTAAAAAGATGTTAATTATATCGAGGGGAGGATGTTGCTTTAACGCTTCTGCTAAGGTGTCTTCTAACCCCAACCTTTCCCCATCAATAATATGCTGCTTGAGTCGTTCTTCCAGGGATAAATTAGCGGTTTGTGAGGCATCTTTTTTAGTGGTTTTACCCGCAAAGACTTCCGTTAATTTAGTCAAGGGATCATAGACGCAAATATCTCCCTCAAAACGACGGTTATCATAGATCAAATCTCGACAAATTTCTTGATATTCGGGTTCAATTTTCGCTAAGGGTAGGATTTTACTCGCGCTAACAATTGCACCGTCTAACCCTACTTGCATTGCTTCGTATAAAAACACTGAATTAAGGACTTGTCGCGCAGCAGCATTTAACCCAAAAGAAATATTAGAAATGCCTAATAAAATATGGCATCCGGGTAACTCTTCTCGAATACGACGAATAGATTCAATCGTTGCTTTGCCGTTTTCTCTGTCTTCTTCTATCCCTGTAGAAATAGGTAACGCTAGGGGATCAAAAAAGATTTCATGGGGAGGTATTCCGTAGTCTATAGCTGCATTGTAAGCACGTTTTGCAATTTCAAATTTCTTATCAGCAGTACGTCCCATTCCCTCTTCATCGATAGTTCCAACGACTACTCCTGCACCATATTTTTTGGCTAAGTCTAACACTTTTAAGAAGCGTTCTTCTCCATCTTCATAGTTAGTAGAATTGAGAATACATTTCCCTCCTGCTACCTTTAACCCGGCTTCCATTTTCTGCCATTCTGTTGAGTCAAGCATCAAAGGTAGGGTAACATTATTGACTAAACGGGAAGCTAATTCGTGCATATCTTGCACCCCATCTCGTCCTACATAGTCAACGTTAACATCTAAAATGTGTGCTCCTTCTTTAACCTGAGATTTTGCCAAAGAGACTAAACTATCCCAGTCTTCAACATTGAGTAAGTCGCGGCATTTCTTAGAACCACTCGCGTTTAATCTTTCGCCAACAATTAAAAATGAATTATCTTGAATATAGGGTTGAGTGCTATAAATTGAAGCAGCAGACGGTTCATAAATCGGATGACGTTCTTTAGGGGTTAACCCTTGAGAAAGTTCTGCTAAAGCTTTAATATGATCGGGACGGGTTCCACAACATCCCCCAATAATTTGCACTCCTAAATCTTCAATAAAGTGCATTAATGCCATTTTCAATTCAACGGGAGTGAGGCGATAATGTGCCTTGCCTCCAATATTTTCAGGGAGTCCCGCATTGGGAATACAAGACACAATAAAAGGAGAATGTTCTGATAAATATTTAATGTGTTCTTTCATCTGTTCGGGACCGGTGGCACAATTGAGTCCCAAAATATCAATATTATAGGGTTCTAAAATGGCTAATGCTGCACTAATTTCTGTCCCCACTAACATCGTTCCCATGGTTTCCATCGTAATAGAAACCATGATAGGAATACGATTACCTTTTTTCTCAAAAACCTCTTCAACTGCGTTTAAAGCTGCTTTAATTTGCAGCACATCCTGACAAGTTTCAATAATGAATAAATCTGCACCCCCATCATATAACCCTTCTGCTTGTTCAACGTAGGCATTTTTTAATGTATCAAAGTCAATATGTCCCAAGGTTGGTAACTTGGTTCCCGGCCCCATAGAACCCGCCACAAAACGGGGTTTTTCTGGGGTAGAATAGTCTTGAGCTAATCTCTTGGCAATTTCCGTTGCTTTTTTGTTGAGATAATAGGCTTTATCGGCTAAATCATACTCTGCAAGGACAATAGAAGTTCCCCCAAAGGTGTCGGTTTCAATGACATCTGCACCCACTTCTAAAAAGCCTCTATGAACCTTTTCAACCGCTTCTGGTTTAGTATGGACGAGGTATTCATTACATCCTTCGTATTCTGGTCCCCCAAAGTCTTCTGCGGTCAAATTTTGGGTTTGTAGGGAGGTTCCTGTCGCACCATCAAAGACAAGGACGGGACGCTTAGGACTGTTGAGGTAGTTAAGAAAGGTGCTATTCATGGATGTGATAGAGTGGCAGGTTAAATGATTAAGGTTTATTATAAAAAATATCTTAACTTAGGGAAACCCCTTACTAACAGTCTATCTGTAAATTGTCTATATTATCAAAATCTCTAATCTGTTAAGCACTTAAGTTGGTATGTGGAAACAAAACAATGGGCAATAGTACAGTTTATCAGCTTTTGCTAATAATTTTAAGATATGGAGTTCTAATTCGTATTAGCTTAGATTTCCCTATATTATATTCCTCTTCTCAAGATTTCAGAAGGAACTTTTGTTGATGTTTTTGGGGCAATTCATAAATTTTAGCACATAATATTATTATGTTCCTACAGATAAATTTTCTTAGGGATTGAACACCTTCAATTTTCATTGATTTTGGTAAACTCTAGGGAGATGGCGAAAAGCTTAATTCTATTGGATTTTGTGGGTAAAATACTATTATGACGCTACAGATTTTGATAATAGGTTATGACCCAATAAATTAGCAAAACTTTAATTAATATAGCGAAAAATCGTTTATGATGTTCTAAGTAACTAACCGACACCATAATGACCGATCACACTTGGCATTCTGCCAGCGAAATTCAGGGTATCTTCGATCGCATTGCCCCTGTTTATGATCAATTAAACAATAGTCTAAGTTTAGGACAGCATCGCATCTGGAAGCTAATGGCTGTTAAATGGAGTGAACCCCAGTTAGGAGACGTTGGGTTAGATGTTTGTTGCGGAAGTGGAGATTTATCCCAATTATTAGCCCGTCAAGTCGGAAAAACCGGACGAGTAGTGGGATTAGATTTTTCTAAAGAACAATTAGCGATCGCTTGTCAACGTAGTCAGGAAAAATACCCCTTTCTTCCCTTAGAATGGGTTGAAGGAGATGCCCTCAATTTGCCCTTTGAGGATAATACCTTTAATTGCGCCACCATGGGCTATGGCTTGCGGAATGTGACTGATATTCCCCGTTGTTTAGAGGAATTACATCGCGTCCTGAAATTAGGAGCAAAAGTCGCTATTTTAGACTTCCACCGTCCCCCTCAAGCGTTAATGCGTCGTTTTCAAGAATGGTACTTGCAAACCTTCGTTGTCCCTACCGCAGAAAAATTCGGGTTAACCGAAGAATACGCCTATATTAACCCTAGTTTAGAACGATTTCCCACTGGTCTCGAACAGGTTAATCTAGCCTATCAAGCTGGATTTACCCATGCTATCCATTATCCTATTACGATGGGTATGATGGGGGTTTTAGTAGCCACTAAGTAGAGAAGATGGGAAGTATTAACTTTTGACTTCTAACTTCTGACTTCAAAGAGTGGGGAAGAACTTTTGCCTGTTGACTATTGCCTATCGCCTATTTACTGATGAGTGTTAAACAAGTTTTTGAACAATCAATTTTAATTAATGCCAGTGCTACAATTGTAGAGCAATGTATCACCAATTTAGACTTAATGCACCGTTGGTTAAATCCCGCTTTGAAGTGTGAACCGGTGAGAAAATGGTCAACAGATATCGGAGGAAAAAGTCGATTTATTATTAAAATTCCTTTAATTAATCCAACTCTATATAGCCAAGTTGTAGAACGAGAACCCGGGTTAATTGTCTGGGAATTTGAAGGTTTTTTTAAAGGACGAGATCGCTGGGAATGTCAACCTCAATCTAGTGGAACGCTATTAATTAATCGCTTTGAATTTGAGATTCCTAACCCCCTGGTTGCTTGGGGATTTAATCAGTTTGCAGCCAGTTGGACTAAACAAGATATGCAAGCACAATTAAGACGACTAAAAAGAGTCGCTGAAGGAGTTTATCAACAAGGGGCTTGACACTCTATATTTTAACATAGGGGTTAAAAAATTTTACTTAGGTACTTATCTCTCGTTGCGGGACTCTGTAAAATGTCTACCTCTGAGTTGTTAAACTTGATGAAGTGGGTTAACTTAAAATTGAACAAATTATCTTCCCAATATCTCTTAATCAAGTCAACGACAATTATCAAGAATTTCTCTAAGGGTTATGTGTAGCAAAAACATGACAAGTAACTTATACGACGAAGATTACAATCTGTGGTCAGACCAACAGATTGCCGCCTTAAAAAATCGAGATGTTGACGCACTTGACTGGGACAATTTAGCGTCAGATTTAGACTATCCAAAGTATTGGATAGATCATCAGTTAGTCATGGTGATCAGTTCTTTGCTCGAACTTTATGGCGACTTTAACACCGAAGATTTTGAGAAATACCATTGGAAAACCTTTGTAGACACAAACCGATTGATGCTTAATGGTGTCTTGGAAGATTGGCCACATTACTCTGACAAGATTAAGTCCGCTATTCCCAGAGCATATTTGAGTGCCGTTAATTTAATAGAGCGTCATTGCAAAACCAAAGGATTTGAGTTCAATTTTCCAGATACTTGTCCGTTTAGTTTTGAACAAATACTTGAAGATGGATGGTATCCTGTTTAAGACAATGTTGGCAGAAGTCCCCAGCTACAATCTCTTTAGCTCAGGGGAACCCCGACAATACTAAATAACCCCATGATCTTTTTAGGGGTTTAGGGAACAGTCTAGATTATGGTTAATTGATGGTGCTTAATTATCGTAGCTTTTGCGACGACGGCTAACCACTCCCGCAGCACCAACCGCTAATAACCCCAACAGAGTAGAAGGTTCAGGAATTTCACTAGCAGGGGATCCGGGTGGGGAATCTTGGTAAGTATAGGTAATCTGTAAACTAGCATCTGCTAGAATATTCGCTGTTTCTTCAAAGGGATTTCCCAATTTACTGACCGCAAGATTACTGCTAGCCTCGGCATTAAAAGTAACGTTTCCAGTACCAGTATATAAGCTAAAGAAACTTGGATCGATAAACCCAGAGTGAGTATCCGTTCCACTGATGTTTAAACTGAGTAAGGGGTTGGTAGCAGTCAGTCTTCCAGTGCCAATATTTTGTGTAGGAACAGTATTCAAGATAATAGAGCTATTTGGTCCATCTACAATGAGACTAGCACCGACCAGATCAATAGTCTGACCATAAGTAATATTGCTTGTTCCTGTTCGCCTTAAAGTGTATGTACCTTGTATGTTGCTAGTAACCATTACTTCAATGGACAGTAGTGGTTGTGTTCCGTTGTATTTAGGGACTATCAAGTTGTCAAAAAAGTCAGTATTTTGGAAACTGAAACTATCGGTATAGGTGAGGGTTCCCCCCAGGGATGGACTGGGACTCAAGGACAACAAAACAGTTGCACTGGTTAGGGTTAGACTACTGGTAATCAATGCTTTTTTCAAGAGTTTCATCTTAAGTGACTCCTTAAAGGGTGTTCTAGATTCACAAAATTATTAGAAAAATTTAGAAAATTGAGCTGTGAGAGAGATTAACACGGTAAATTAAGCTGTCTCATTTCTCAAATTTCTCCTAACTCATACATAATCGTTAACTAATTTGTTTACAAATTTTAATTTTTGTAAAAAACTTATCGACCATCATAGCTAACTTAATAAAAATTGACAAGTACATATATCTATGTGAAAGAATCACTATGTGTATGCAAGAAAGCGTTAAAGATTGTTTTAGGCTAATTAAGATAGATCTTGTCATCTTGAAACTATTTTGCGCAAAAGAAATTTTTTAAAACCTGTCTTGACTTCTTCTTAAACTTGCTTTAACTCTTTTGGACAAACTATAACCAGTCTAAATGAATCGTGAAAATGCGTCATAGTTTTTAAAATCAGGAAGATTGAACAGTTTCTAATGAACGAAAAGTTGAAAAAGTCGTTTAACAATGGCAAAACTTTTCCCAAAACGATAAAATCTCCTTAATAATGTTTTGAGTTGCAACCAAATCGCTTCGACTGGATTTTCTTGAGGAGCATAAGGAGTAAAAAGACAACAGGTTACTCTCCAGTCTTCAGAATGTAAGTTTTGATTTTCTTTTTGTAAAAACTGTTGCATTTCTTTCCCTCTATGATAAGTTGCACCATCCCAAATTAGTAAGATTTTTGCCGCGGGATTTTAACTCTGTACTTGTTTGACAAAATTAACAGTCTTTTCTCCATTTTTTTGTTGATAAGGAAGCAGGATAAATTCTTGAGTTAACAAGTTTAATGCTCCGTAATAAGTCTGTCTTTCTTTAGGATTTAAAAGGGGAATTTTTAACGGGTTTTTCCTTAAGTTCCAGAGGTATCCACAAATGTCATTCCAGTTGAGATGACATTCATCAACTATATACACAATCAGCTTTTCTGACTCAATCTCCTCTCGTCTGTTTTCCAGCATTTCTGCGATTTCTTGTTTTTTTTTCAAGTCACTTCTTCATTATATCGAGGATTGATTGGTTGCCCTTTTTCCCAAGAAATTTTTGTTTCTTTTAAAATTTGATAATAACTTTGAAGAGATTGATAAACTACGTCATACTTCTCGATTAAGTAAACTTCTAATTCAGAAATATCCCAAGCTTTTTGCTCAACTAACCACTCAATTACCTCGGCTCTTTCTGCGGAACTCAAGTAACTTTTCGTTCCTTTATATCCTGATTTTAAGCCATCTATTCCTCCAAAATTCAAAGAATTAACCTATTTACTAATAAATCCTAATGAGACAGATAGGATTTCCTTAATCGCTTGATAACGATAGCCTTCTAACACTAACTTCACAACTAAAGCTCTTTGGGTTTCTCGTCCATCAGTGGTCTTTTTTAAAAACTCTTTAATCAGGTTTATTTTCTTTTGATTTTCGGTTATCATATACTTTTCTGACTTTTGGTTACATCTTAAAGTTTACCTGAACATAGCTTTTTTTGTTCACGACTCATTTAGAACCCCTATATACTAATCTGACACAAAATTAAAAATTTTGTCAATCTAGTTTTAGGAAACCTAAAACTAGACAAATCCCTACCTTCTCAGCGTCAGACTTGCTATAGTTCTATAAATAACTATCAACCTGTTGATACAAAATCTCTAAAGTTGAAGAATTATCTAAAACAACATCAGCTTGAGTCACTTTTTCAACTAGAGGTGTTTGACTATTAATCCTCCTAAGTGCCTGTTCTTCAGTCAATTGATTGCGTTTTATTAATCGCTTAATTTGTTGCTCAGAAGAACAATAGACAACCCAAATTTCTGTAACAAGATGGGTTAATTTAGCTTCAAATAATAAAGGGATCGAAAAAACGACAATGGGATTGTTTAGTTGCTTGAGTTTCTGTTCAAATTGTTGTCGAACATAGGGATGAATTTGGCTTTCTAGCCATTTTTTTTCATCTAAATTATTAAAAATTATTTCTCCTAATACCTGACGATTTAACTCTCCATCAGGCAAACATACCGACGCTCCATATCGCTCAAAAATAGTGTTTAAAATCGGCGAATTGGCTTTAACTGCCTCTCTTGCATAAAAATCCGCATCTAAAATTGGGATCTGATACTGACGACTCAGATAGTCAGTAACCGTTGTTTTTCCAGTAGCAATTCCCCCAGTTAACCCGATAATTCTCCGTGATGGCAGACTCATAACTGTATTATACTCTTTTCATCAACTTGGACTACAGATTCGATATTGTAGGGGTCAACGGCCATTGACCCCTAGGAAAATGCGTAGCTAGACTTTTGGAAATTGGGATTAATAATAATCTTAAGAATTTTACAATAAAATGAACGCGCTCTCTGAAGAGAATCTTAGCTAACCTAGAAGAAATAAGTCTGAATGAGATAGGAATATGGAGTCCCTAATCTGTCCTAAATGCGGGGGAAATCTTGAACAAATTATCTATCAAGGGATTGAAGTCGATCGCTGTTGTCAATGTGCCGGAATTTGGTTTGATTCATTAGAAGCAGAACAGTTAAAAAATCGCAAAGGTTCGGAAACCATCGATCCCGGTTATGTCAAAAAAAATTCTGTATCAGAGTCCCTAGAAGAACCAATTAATTGCCCACGATGCCAAGTTAGAATGATGAAAATGCTTGATTTTGATCAACATCCTATCTGGTATGAGATCTGTCTGAATTGTCAGGGTATCTGGTTTGATGCTGGGGAATTTACCCAATTTAAACGCAATTTTAAGCAGCCAGGACTTCTGGTTCAAGCAATGAAGGTTTTAAGATACCCTTCCAAGATTAACCATCAAAAAATTGCCAAATGAAAAAAGGGATCAAACCTTTTCAAATCCAACATTTCTGATTTGAAACAATAACCTATCCTCTCTATTCTATCCATAGAATAATTCTCATTAACCCAAGTTGCCACAATAACGAAAGTTGATCCCCCTAGACCTGTAAGATTGTTCTAATACTTACTGTTATTTTAAGGGGATATTTAACACCATGACAGTTGCTAGCGCAATTCCCACTTTTTGTCAAGGTATTCAGTATTTTGGTAATAATTTACCTAACTTTGAGCAATACGCTACAGAAGCAGCCATAAAACCTGGACATACCGCTATTAGTTACCCCAATGACCCTAACGCTGTTTATCAGACCCTTTTAGCAGCCGATGCACTGCGATACTTAACCCTACAAACTACTGCCACCAAAGCATCGGGACACCCTGGAGGGTTTGCCAGTATCGCTGATGGTATTGCAGCTTTGGTGATGCTAGGCTACAAAAACATCTTGACGGAAGTGGGACACCATGCCCCAGGATTTTATAGTAATATGTTTCTCGATCGCTCCCTCGAAGACATGGGCATCTCTACAGTTCAACAGATGGGGGAACGGTTTCGCGAGATGCACGGACTTTTAGGCCACCTTTCGGGGCAAATTCCAGGGTTATTGAACCCAGCAGGTCCTCTCGGACAGGGACAGCATTTTGCCATGGCCGGGGCTAAACTGCATCCAGGGGTATTATTTCCCGTGACCATTGGGGATGGAGGGTTAGGGGAACCCTACATTATGAGCAGTTTCGCTCATTTTAACACAGCTTACCCGACTGTGACCAATTTCCTGCCGATTTTGGTTTGGAATGGCTATTCCCAAGAACACCACAGTATGGTGTCTACTAAAACGAATGAGGAGATGATTCATTATTGGCAAGGAAATGGCTTCCAAGAAGTTATTTTAGTCAATGCTAAAGACTTTGATGATACGAACCAACCAGGGGAATATGTAGACAGTACCCAATTTTCTTTAGCCAAAAGGTTAGCCTTTACCCAAGCGATTTTAGAGGCAACAGATAAGGCTGCAAAATCTGCTTTAGGGGGTAAATTAACCGTTCTTATTGTTAAACAACTCAAGGGTGCTGGAGTCCACAAACGGGGTGCACAGGCACATAATTTATATCCTGGGGATACCCTAGAAAAAGATTATATTATTAGTGCACTAACAGAACGTGCTTTGTCTCCTGAAGCGTGGGCATTAGTTCGGACAAATTTTGAACGGTCTGCCGGAGGACCTGCCTCCCATCATGTCGTCACAGAAAAGGAATTACCCTTACCTGAATTGGGGCAATTACCCTTAACTGAATTTGAAATCCATGGAGAGAAAAAAGTAGCCACAACTGCCATGGGTGAGTTAGTCGTTCATGTGGGAAAAAATGATCCTAATTTTGTTATTACTAATGCCGATGGTAACGCAGCATCCGGTATTAATAACATCAATATTGGCTTAAAAATTGTCCATCCTACTGTTGATGAAGTCTATTTTCAAGAACCAGGAGGACAGGTTTATGAACCCTTAAGTGAAGATGCTTGTGCAGGGTTAGCCGTAGGGTTAGCCTTATTCGGTGCACGGACATTATGGTGTTCCTATGAGTCCTTTGCAATTAATGGTTTACCTATCTGGCAAACCGTCACCCAAGCGATGGCAGAATTGCGCCGTCCCACTCCTTCTACTATTACTTTATTTACCGCAGGGGCACTCGAACAAGGACGAAATGGATGGACCCATCAACGACCTGAAATTGAAAATTATTTCGCTGCTATGATGCGAAATGGTAACATTTTTCCTCTATTCCCTTGCGATGCTAATAGTATTCAAGCTTGTTATGAATGGGCACTACAAACCAAGAATAAAGGGATAACTATTACGGCTAGTAAATCGCCTTTACCTGTTCGGACAACCTTAAAACAAACTCGTCAAGCTTTGCAGGATGGAGGAGTTATTTTACATAACAGTGAAGGCAAGAAAAAAGTTGTTTTTGCTGTTATTGGAGATATGACCTTAATTCCCGTTTTTGATGCTGCTATTCACCTAGAAGATGAAGGAATTGGGGTAAAAATTGTTTCTGTAATTAACCCCCGTCGGTTGTACCGTCCCCATGATGTTGCTTGGGAAACCTGCACCGAAAAAGATAGTCATTTCTTAGATGATGAAGGGTTTGAAAACCTGTTTGGAGGTGATGCGTTAATTGGGGTAACGGGAGGTACTTCTGCTATGTTAGAACCGATTATGTTACGCAGTAATTCTAAACGGGATACCTTCGCTTGGAAGCGCGGCGAAACGACCGCAAGCGCAGGAGAAATTATGGCTTTTAATGGTTTAACGGCGGAAGCTTTAAGTAAGCGTGCAGTTGA is part of the Rippkaea orientalis PCC 8801 genome and harbors:
- the metH gene encoding methionine synthase; its protein translation is MNSTFLNYLNSPKRPVLVFDGATGTSLQTQNLTAEDFGGPEYEGCNEYLVHTKPEAVEKVHRGFLEVGADVIETDTFGGTSIVLAEYDLADKAYYLNKKATEIAKRLAQDYSTPEKPRFVAGSMGPGTKLPTLGHIDFDTLKNAYVEQAEGLYDGGADLFIIETCQDVLQIKAALNAVEEVFEKKGNRIPIMVSITMETMGTMLVGTEISAALAILEPYNIDILGLNCATGPEQMKEHIKYLSEHSPFIVSCIPNAGLPENIGGKAHYRLTPVELKMALMHFIEDLGVQIIGGCCGTRPDHIKALAELSQGLTPKERHPIYEPSAASIYSTQPYIQDNSFLIVGERLNASGSKKCRDLLNVEDWDSLVSLAKSQVKEGAHILDVNVDYVGRDGVQDMHELASRLVNNVTLPLMLDSTEWQKMEAGLKVAGGKCILNSTNYEDGEERFLKVLDLAKKYGAGVVVGTIDEEGMGRTADKKFEIAKRAYNAAIDYGIPPHEIFFDPLALPISTGIEEDRENGKATIESIRRIREELPGCHILLGISNISFGLNAAARQVLNSVFLYEAMQVGLDGAIVSASKILPLAKIEPEYQEICRDLIYDNRRFEGDICVYDPLTKLTEVFAGKTTKKDASQTANLSLEERLKQHIIDGERLGLEDTLAEALKQHPPLDIINIFLLDGMKVVGELFGSGQMQLPFVLQSAQTMKAAVAYLEPFMDKADSDGSGKGTFIIATVKGDVHDIGKNLVDIILSNNGYKVINLGIKQPVENIIQAYQEHKADCIAMSGLLVKSTAFMKDNLEVFNERGITVPVILGGAALTPKFVYEDCQNTYKGKVVYGKDAFSDLHFMDKLMPAKSTNSWDDLQGFLGDFNDNNSVFQEERAEKAAAKISEKNGKSATSETPKVVDTKRSEAVELIEPATPPFWGTKLLKPQEFDLTEIFWYLDLQALIAGQWQFRKPQEQSREEYEQFLAEKVYPILEEWKQKVITDNLLHPTVIYGYFPCQSQGNSLLVYDPEIVQNNNNKIPETIDPIWVIDFPRQKSGRRLCIADFFAPKESGLTDVFPMQAVTVGEIATEYAQKLFASNDYTNYLYYHGMAVQTAEALAEWTHAKIRRELGFGDKEPDNIREMLQQHYQGSRYSFGYPACPNIQDQYKQLEILGCDRINMYMDESEQIYPEQSTTAIITYHPVAKYFNA
- the ubiE gene encoding bifunctional demethylmenaquinone methyltransferase/2-methoxy-6-polyprenyl-1,4-benzoquinol methylase UbiE, which gives rise to MTDHTWHSASEIQGIFDRIAPVYDQLNNSLSLGQHRIWKLMAVKWSEPQLGDVGLDVCCGSGDLSQLLARQVGKTGRVVGLDFSKEQLAIACQRSQEKYPFLPLEWVEGDALNLPFEDNTFNCATMGYGLRNVTDIPRCLEELHRVLKLGAKVAILDFHRPPQALMRRFQEWYLQTFVVPTAEKFGLTEEYAYINPSLERFPTGLEQVNLAYQAGFTHAIHYPITMGMMGVLVATK
- a CDS encoding SRPBCC family protein, coding for MSVKQVFEQSILINASATIVEQCITNLDLMHRWLNPALKCEPVRKWSTDIGGKSRFIIKIPLINPTLYSQVVEREPGLIVWEFEGFFKGRDRWECQPQSSGTLLINRFEFEIPNPLVAWGFNQFAASWTKQDMQAQLRRLKRVAEGVYQQGA
- a CDS encoding DUF29 domain-containing protein, which produces MTSNLYDEDYNLWSDQQIAALKNRDVDALDWDNLASDLDYPKYWIDHQLVMVISSLLELYGDFNTEDFEKYHWKTFVDTNRLMLNGVLEDWPHYSDKIKSAIPRAYLSAVNLIERHCKTKGFEFNFPDTCPFSFEQILEDGWYPV
- a CDS encoding PEP-CTERM sorting domain-containing protein, yielding MKLLKKALITSSLTLTSATVLLSLSPSPSLGGTLTYTDSFSFQNTDFFDNLIVPKYNGTQPLLSIEVMVTSNIQGTYTLRRTGTSNITYGQTIDLVGASLIVDGPNSSIILNTVPTQNIGTGRLTATNPLLSLNISGTDTHSGFIDPSFFSLYTGTGNVTFNAEASSNLAVSKLGNPFEETANILADASLQITYTYQDSPPGSPASEIPEPSTLLGLLAVGAAGVVSRRRKSYDN
- the coaE gene encoding dephospho-CoA kinase (Dephospho-CoA kinase (CoaE) performs the final step in coenzyme A biosynthesis.), with amino-acid sequence MSLPSRRIIGLTGGIATGKTTVTDYLSRQYQIPILDADFYAREAVKANSPILNTIFERYGASVCLPDGELNRQVLGEIIFNNLDEKKWLESQIHPYVRQQFEQKLKQLNNPIVVFSIPLLFEAKLTHLVTEIWVVYCSSEQQIKRLIKRNQLTEEQALRRINSQTPLVEKVTQADVVLDNSSTLEILYQQVDSYL
- a CDS encoding zf-TFIIB domain-containing protein, with product MESLICPKCGGNLEQIIYQGIEVDRCCQCAGIWFDSLEAEQLKNRKGSETIDPGYVKKNSVSESLEEPINCPRCQVRMMKMLDFDQHPIWYEICLNCQGIWFDAGEFTQFKRNFKQPGLLVQAMKVLRYPSKINHQKIAK
- a CDS encoding transketolase; this encodes MTVASAIPTFCQGIQYFGNNLPNFEQYATEAAIKPGHTAISYPNDPNAVYQTLLAADALRYLTLQTTATKASGHPGGFASIADGIAALVMLGYKNILTEVGHHAPGFYSNMFLDRSLEDMGISTVQQMGERFREMHGLLGHLSGQIPGLLNPAGPLGQGQHFAMAGAKLHPGVLFPVTIGDGGLGEPYIMSSFAHFNTAYPTVTNFLPILVWNGYSQEHHSMVSTKTNEEMIHYWQGNGFQEVILVNAKDFDDTNQPGEYVDSTQFSLAKRLAFTQAILEATDKAAKSALGGKLTVLIVKQLKGAGVHKRGAQAHNLYPGDTLEKDYIISALTERALSPEAWALVRTNFERSAGGPASHHVVTEKELPLPELGQLPLTEFEIHGEKKVATTAMGELVVHVGKNDPNFVITNADGNAASGINNINIGLKIVHPTVDEVYFQEPGGQVYEPLSEDACAGLAVGLALFGARTLWCSYESFAINGLPIWQTVTQAMAELRRPTPSTITLFTAGALEQGRNGWTHQRPEIENYFAAMMRNGNIFPLFPCDANSIQACYEWALQTKNKGITITASKSPLPVRTTLKQTRQALQDGGVILHNSEGKKKVVFAVIGDMTLIPVFDAAIHLEDEGIGVKIVSVINPRRLYRPHDVAWETCTEKDSHFLDDEGFENLFGGDALIGVTGGTSAMLEPIMLRSNSKRDTFAWKRGETTASAGEIMAFNGLTAEALSKRAVELLS